A DNA window from Kitasatospora viridis contains the following coding sequences:
- the ectB gene encoding diaminobutyrate--2-oxoglutarate transaminase has translation MNTATAGTNAPADQHGGPDDPTGTAVFEDLESEVRMYCRKFPAVFHRAKGAELFAEDGRAFLDFFCGAGALNYGHNNDFIKGRISEYLAADGISHGLDLHTVAKREFLATFADVVLRPRGLDYRTQFVGPTGTDAVEAALKLARKATGRSGIIAFTGAFHGMSRGSLAVTGSRRARSAGGVSGGDVTFVPYEDGPQGPFDSIAYLERLLADPSSGVGLPAAVIVEPMQMEGGVYPASGEWLRGLRELTQRWGVLLILDEIQAGCGRTGGFFCFEDAGITPDIVTLSKSIGGYGLPLSLALFRRELDVWEPGEHTGTFRGNQLAFVAATAALELWRQDSFHTGRAAASARLADFRDELAVLEPALTVRGRGMVLGIDTGAAGGALRADRVQQYAFEHGLIVELCGRHDEVIKLLPPLTIELAQLDRGLDIIRRALHTS, from the coding sequence ATGAACACCGCCACCGCCGGGACGAACGCCCCCGCCGACCAGCACGGCGGGCCGGACGACCCCACCGGCACCGCCGTCTTCGAGGACCTGGAGTCCGAGGTGCGGATGTACTGCCGCAAGTTCCCCGCCGTCTTCCACCGGGCCAAGGGCGCCGAGCTGTTCGCCGAGGACGGGCGGGCGTTCCTGGACTTCTTCTGCGGCGCGGGCGCGCTCAACTACGGGCACAACAACGACTTCATCAAGGGCCGGATCAGCGAGTACCTCGCCGCCGACGGCATCTCGCACGGCCTCGACCTGCACACCGTGGCCAAGCGCGAGTTCCTCGCCACCTTCGCCGACGTGGTGCTGCGCCCGCGCGGCCTGGACTACCGGACCCAGTTCGTCGGCCCCACCGGCACCGACGCCGTGGAGGCCGCGCTCAAGCTCGCCCGCAAGGCGACGGGCCGCAGCGGGATCATCGCGTTCACCGGCGCCTTCCACGGCATGTCCCGCGGCTCGCTGGCGGTGACCGGCAGCCGGCGCGCCCGGTCGGCCGGCGGGGTGAGCGGCGGGGACGTCACCTTCGTCCCGTACGAGGACGGCCCGCAGGGCCCGTTCGACTCGATCGCGTACCTGGAGCGGCTGCTCGCCGACCCGTCGTCGGGGGTCGGGCTGCCGGCCGCGGTGATCGTGGAGCCCATGCAGATGGAGGGCGGCGTCTACCCGGCGTCGGGCGAGTGGCTGCGCGGGCTGCGCGAGTTGACGCAGCGCTGGGGGGTGCTGCTGATCCTGGACGAGATCCAGGCGGGCTGCGGCCGCACCGGCGGCTTCTTCTGCTTCGAGGACGCCGGGATCACCCCGGACATCGTGACCCTCTCCAAGTCGATCGGCGGCTACGGCCTGCCGCTCTCCCTCGCCCTGTTCCGGCGCGAGTTGGACGTCTGGGAGCCCGGGGAGCACACCGGCACCTTCCGCGGCAACCAGCTCGCCTTCGTCGCCGCCACCGCGGCCCTGGAGCTGTGGCGCCAGGACTCGTTCCACACCGGCCGCGCGGCCGCCTCGGCGCGGCTGGCCGATTTCCGGGACGAACTCGCCGTGCTCGAACCGGCCCTGACGGTCCGCGGCCGCGGCATGGTCCTGGGCATCGACACCGGCGCCGCCGGCGGTGCGCTGCGGGCCGACCGGGTCCAGCAGTACGCCTTCGAGCACGGCCTGATCGTCGAACTGTGCGGACGCCACGACGAGGTGATCAAGCTGCTGCCGCCGCTGACCATCGAGCTCGCCCAGCTGGACCGCGGCCTCGACATCATCCGGCGCGCACTGCACACCTCCTGA
- a CDS encoding ornithine carbamoyltransferase: MPTSARRHLISIDDLDTEDLHRIVRRGAEYAAGRLDEERPLRDTVVGVLFRKTSTRTRTAFSAGALRLGAQLITYGPGDLQENTGETVEDTAAVLSRMLDVLVARTAGSEAELRAFAAQQRMSVVNAMSAAEHPTQALADLSTLLGRFGKIEGLRVLYVGEGNNTASALALALSRFAGVSLQLRTPPGYGVEQRFLDSAAAHAAQSGATVEQRHDMADLPQVDVVYTTRWQTTGTTKPDPDWRTVFAPFQVNSGVLAATPGALFMHDLPAHRGEEVTAEVLDGPASIAFEQAEHKYHSARAVLEWCAGS; the protein is encoded by the coding sequence ATGCCCACGTCAGCACGCCGCCATCTGATCTCCATCGACGACCTCGACACCGAGGACCTGCACCGGATCGTGCGGCGCGGCGCCGAGTACGCGGCCGGCCGGCTCGACGAGGAGCGGCCGCTGCGCGACACCGTCGTCGGCGTCCTGTTCCGCAAGACCTCGACCCGCACCCGCACCGCGTTCAGCGCGGGCGCGCTGCGGCTCGGCGCCCAGTTGATCACCTACGGCCCGGGCGACCTGCAGGAGAACACCGGCGAGACGGTCGAGGACACCGCAGCGGTGCTCTCCCGGATGCTCGACGTCCTGGTCGCCCGGACCGCCGGCAGCGAGGCCGAGCTGCGCGCCTTCGCCGCCCAGCAGCGGATGTCGGTGGTCAACGCGATGAGCGCCGCCGAGCACCCCACCCAGGCGCTCGCCGATCTCAGCACGCTGCTGGGGCGGTTCGGCAAGATCGAGGGCCTGCGGGTGCTCTACGTCGGCGAGGGCAACAACACCGCCTCCGCCCTGGCCCTCGCGCTGTCCCGATTCGCCGGCGTCTCGCTCCAGCTCCGGACACCGCCCGGGTACGGGGTCGAGCAGCGCTTCCTCGACAGCGCCGCGGCGCACGCCGCGCAGAGCGGCGCCACCGTCGAGCAGCGCCACGACATGGCCGACCTGCCGCAGGTCGACGTCGTCTACACCACCCGGTGGCAGACCACCGGCACGACCAAGCCGGACCCGGACTGGCGCACCGTCTTCGCGCCCTTCCAGGTCAACTCGGGCGTGCTGGCCGCCACCCCGGGCGCCCTCTTCATGCACGACCTGCCCGCGCACCGCGGCGAGGAGGTGACCGCCGAGGTGCTCGACGGCCCGGCCAGCATCGCCTTCGAGCAGGCCGAGCACAAGTACCACAGCGCGCGGGCGGTCCTGGAGTGGTGCGCGGGCTCCTGA
- a CDS encoding non-ribosomal peptide synthetase: MSTSSISRAELLQRRLRGLSKAQQDDGIAPVAREGELPLSYAQRRIWVLDQMRPGSTEYLMPVALRLRGEVDPAALRGALEEIVARHEVLRTRYPSTEGEPVQLIDPPGPIAFAEADLRGAGPVEAERRLAALLAEAGERPFDLAAEWPVRALLAQLAPDEWVLLLTLHHIASDGWSEAVLLAELGRFYPEPAAGRPVGAPALAVQYADFAAWQRDRLSGELLDGQLDYWRKTLADLAPLELPTDRPRGSVREAAGATVSFTVPADLAEPLVRLGREHGATPFMVFLAAFQALLGRYSRQSDVVLGSPVAGRDRGETHELIGLFATMLVLRADLSGAPSFVELLGRVREMALGAFAHQETPFERLVDELAPERDPSRNPLFQVAFQLTADESGEPAALGPAVRAAWEPVDWGVAKFDLALSLGAAADGSFTGELTYATALFDESRMHRLVGHYLRLLAGAAAAPDAAVGGLDLLTDAEHEQLAEWAGPGHRYPTEPSLTEAFRAQVERSPDAVAVSCQGRSLSYAELNLRANRLAHALSSHGVGPDTLVGVRLERSLDLVVALLGVLKTGAGYLPLDPAQPAERLAYMLGDAGVRVVIGTEPLDGVTTVPVADGAADWPGTDPEPVASSDGVAYVIYTSGSTGAPKGVVVTHHNVLRLLRSCEQDFGFGPDDVWSLFHSYAFDVSVWELWGALLHGGRVVVVPVETARSPQDFLRLLRDERVTVLSQTPSAFRGLLEAVTEADPAPADLAVRAVVFAGEALDVAELAPWFDRFGDADTAVVNMYGTTETTVHASYRRIRVADLAGPHRSPIGRPLGDLRFHLLDADLNRVPVGVPGQLHLSGPGLAHGYLGRPGLTADRFVPDPYAVMRGERMYRTGDLARLGPDGELEFLGRADDQVKIRGYRIEPGEIEAALTGHADVEHAVVLAHRRAGERDARLVAYVTPAAGRSIEVAELRAHLGRLLPAYMVPALFVPLDALPLTVNGKTDRRALPDPDLHRVLAAAERIAPRTPVERTVAQTWAEALGVAEVGVHDNFFALGGDSIRAIRVVGALRRSAVELTVQDLLVHQTVEALAQFVESAGPTSEAGAEEERVAPFALLGEADRAALPPGLADAYPTSMVQAGMLYQMLADRDENPYHNITRYPFIDDAPFSLPALRAAAALLAQRHELLRTSFDLTSYQEPLQLVHTTGAVQVGYDDLRGLGADEVRRELDEFTERTRREPFDIGRPPLLRFHVHQSAEDRWTLSFIECHAILDGWSHNSLITEVLADYRAIRAGGEPAPVALDHTVRFADHIAMERRSLAATADREFWQDRLGGFDPVALPAGWAAAPEAGERFYQIAVEYEDLEPGLRRLAAAAGAPMKSVLLAAHLKVLGAVGGTHRFHSGLVSNSRLETEGGDLVRGMHLNTVPFAVELTGATWTELVGQVFAEELALWPHRRFPLPEMQRAWGDGAPLVDVAFTYLDFHVLDQQQIESADVVDVSPNEFALDVASFPGVVNLYGRPERLSRANAQRMAGMYRRVLEEMAADPAGDARRGVLDEHEHRQASAFATGPADDYPELCLHELFEAQVARTPGAVALRTADGGTVGYAELNARANRLARHLRSLGVGQEDRVGVLLRRGPELVVALLGVLKAGAAYLPLDPTHPAPRLAALLAGTRAAALVTQQELAGPLDDGSRPTVLVDRDADRIAGYPDADLGRTTTPDSLVYVIYTSGSTGTPKGVMIEHRNLVNYLCWSVEHLAPLAGDGAPLYSAVAFDLPVTGLYPPLLCGQALTLTPDDGTPGIDGLVAALEQGGFGLLKVTPTHLALLNQTLSPEALRTAASRLVSGGESLTREMVSAWAQYAPDTVIDNEYGPTEAAVGASVLSVTAGELAAGVLPIGRPLSNTTLWVVDRNLEPVPVGVPGELYIGGAQVGRGYAERPGLTAERFVPDPFSAVPGRRLYRTGDLASYRADGALEFAGRIDGQVKIRGYRIEPGEVEAVLRRHPAVREVAVRVRTVTGGDQDLVAYLVPTEGEQLEPAVLREWLSGALPEYMVPSGYVVLDALPLTPSGKVDPAALPAPGPRDARAPYTAPRTATEQLLATALAQVLGLDRVGADDAFTDLGGHSLTAMRVIVKLREEHGISMTFRAFYQHRTVADLARAVDRAAADPNAAGADPAQDGGAEALLWFRRTGSKPPLFCVYPGGGQWYVHLAESLDEDRPVAALEWPGLNQQVPSPQSIGDVAEFFLAQIRAVRPNGPYHLLGWCGAGPVTSEMAQRLLRDGERVTFALLDPALDSHTRSNFREEVATFARGEELLEQLDRAGSAAEIAEIQAEFLKVLDRIIDEGAKLAPEPGDTFWAGRLRVWRELAEATLNHRQRPYPGRMHLLIGDELAGGAHEVAIGQSLTDYLGRWSELSPGGLDIHRVGGDHLGVLRPPHVVHLARLLTRLMEARE, translated from the coding sequence ATGAGCACGAGCTCGATCTCCCGCGCGGAGCTGCTGCAGCGGCGCCTGCGTGGCCTGTCGAAGGCGCAGCAGGACGACGGGATCGCTCCCGTGGCGCGGGAGGGCGAGCTGCCGCTCTCCTACGCCCAGCGCCGCATCTGGGTGCTCGACCAGATGCGGCCCGGCAGCACCGAGTACCTGATGCCGGTGGCGCTGCGGCTGCGCGGCGAGGTGGATCCGGCGGCGTTGCGCGGGGCGCTGGAGGAGATCGTCGCCCGGCACGAGGTGCTGCGCACCCGCTACCCGTCGACGGAGGGCGAGCCGGTCCAACTGATCGACCCGCCGGGGCCGATCGCGTTCGCCGAGGCGGACCTGCGGGGCGCCGGCCCGGTGGAGGCCGAGCGGCGGCTGGCCGCACTGCTCGCCGAGGCCGGCGAGCGGCCCTTCGACCTGGCCGCCGAGTGGCCGGTGCGGGCGCTGCTGGCGCAACTGGCGCCGGACGAGTGGGTGCTGCTGCTGACGCTCCATCACATCGCCTCGGACGGCTGGTCCGAGGCGGTGCTGTTGGCCGAACTGGGGCGGTTCTACCCGGAGCCGGCGGCCGGCCGGCCGGTCGGGGCTCCGGCGCTTGCGGTGCAGTACGCGGACTTCGCCGCCTGGCAGCGCGATCGGCTCTCCGGTGAGTTGCTCGACGGTCAACTCGACTACTGGCGGAAGACACTGGCCGACCTGGCGCCGCTGGAGCTGCCGACCGACCGGCCGCGCGGGTCGGTGCGCGAGGCGGCCGGCGCCACCGTGTCGTTCACCGTGCCCGCCGACCTGGCCGAGCCGCTGGTGCGGCTCGGCCGCGAGCACGGCGCGACCCCGTTCATGGTCTTCCTCGCCGCCTTCCAAGCCCTGCTCGGCCGCTACAGCAGGCAGAGCGACGTGGTGCTGGGCAGCCCGGTGGCGGGCCGGGACCGGGGCGAGACGCACGAGCTGATCGGCCTGTTCGCCACCATGCTGGTGCTGCGCGCCGACCTGTCCGGCGCCCCCTCCTTCGTGGAACTGCTGGGCCGGGTAAGGGAGATGGCGCTCGGCGCCTTCGCGCACCAGGAGACGCCGTTCGAGCGCCTGGTCGACGAGCTGGCGCCCGAGCGCGACCCGTCCCGCAACCCGCTCTTCCAGGTGGCCTTCCAGCTGACGGCCGACGAGTCCGGCGAGCCGGCTGCGCTGGGGCCCGCCGTGCGGGCCGCCTGGGAGCCGGTGGACTGGGGCGTCGCCAAGTTCGACCTGGCGCTCAGCCTCGGCGCCGCGGCCGACGGCTCGTTCACCGGTGAACTGACCTACGCGACCGCGCTGTTCGACGAGTCGAGGATGCACCGGCTGGTCGGGCACTACCTGCGGCTGCTGGCCGGCGCCGCGGCGGCCCCGGACGCCGCGGTGGGCGGCCTGGACCTGCTGACCGACGCCGAGCACGAGCAACTCGCCGAGTGGGCGGGGCCCGGCCACCGGTACCCGACCGAGCCGAGCCTGACCGAGGCCTTCCGGGCCCAGGTGGAGCGCTCGCCGGACGCGGTCGCGGTCAGCTGCCAGGGCCGGTCGCTGAGCTACGCCGAGCTGAACCTGCGGGCCAACCGGCTGGCCCACGCCTTGAGTTCGCACGGCGTGGGCCCGGACACGCTGGTCGGCGTCCGGCTGGAGCGCAGCCTGGACCTGGTGGTGGCGCTGCTCGGCGTGCTCAAGACCGGGGCCGGCTACCTGCCGCTGGACCCGGCGCAGCCGGCCGAGCGCCTCGCCTACATGCTCGGCGACGCCGGGGTGCGCGTGGTGATCGGCACCGAGCCGCTGGACGGCGTCACCACCGTGCCGGTGGCCGACGGGGCCGCCGACTGGCCCGGCACCGACCCCGAGCCGGTCGCGAGCTCCGACGGCGTCGCGTACGTCATCTACACCTCCGGCTCCACCGGCGCCCCCAAGGGCGTGGTGGTCACCCACCACAACGTGCTGCGGCTGCTGCGCTCCTGCGAGCAGGACTTCGGGTTCGGCCCCGACGACGTGTGGTCGCTCTTCCACTCCTACGCCTTCGACGTCTCCGTCTGGGAGTTGTGGGGTGCGCTGCTGCACGGCGGACGGGTCGTCGTCGTCCCGGTCGAGACCGCGCGCTCCCCGCAGGACTTCCTGCGGCTGCTGCGCGACGAGCGGGTCACCGTGCTCAGCCAGACGCCGTCCGCCTTCCGCGGGCTGCTGGAGGCCGTCACCGAGGCCGATCCGGCGCCCGCCGACCTGGCGGTGCGGGCGGTGGTCTTCGCGGGCGAGGCGCTGGACGTGGCCGAGCTGGCACCCTGGTTCGACCGGTTCGGCGACGCGGACACCGCCGTGGTGAACATGTACGGCACCACCGAGACCACGGTGCACGCGAGTTACCGCCGGATCCGGGTGGCCGACCTGGCCGGGCCGCACCGCAGCCCGATCGGGCGCCCGCTCGGCGACCTGCGCTTCCACCTGCTCGACGCGGACCTCAACCGGGTGCCGGTCGGCGTGCCCGGACAACTCCACCTGTCCGGGCCGGGCCTGGCCCACGGCTACCTCGGCCGCCCGGGCCTGACCGCCGACCGGTTCGTGCCGGACCCCTACGCCGTCATGCGCGGCGAAAGGATGTACCGCACCGGGGACCTGGCGCGCCTGGGACCGGACGGCGAGCTGGAGTTCCTCGGTCGCGCCGACGACCAGGTGAAGATCCGCGGCTACCGGATCGAGCCGGGCGAGATCGAGGCGGCGCTCACCGGGCACGCCGACGTGGAGCACGCCGTGGTGCTGGCCCACCGGCGCGCCGGGGAGCGCGACGCACGGCTGGTCGCCTACGTCACGCCCGCGGCCGGCCGGTCGATCGAGGTCGCCGAGCTGCGCGCCCACCTCGGCCGGCTGCTGCCCGCCTACATGGTCCCGGCGCTCTTCGTCCCGCTGGACGCGCTCCCGCTGACGGTCAACGGCAAGACCGACCGCCGGGCGCTGCCCGACCCGGACCTGCACCGGGTGCTCGCCGCCGCCGAGCGGATCGCGCCGCGCACCCCGGTCGAGCGGACCGTCGCCCAGACCTGGGCCGAGGCGCTGGGCGTGGCCGAGGTGGGCGTGCACGACAACTTCTTCGCCCTCGGCGGCGACTCGATCCGGGCCATCCGGGTGGTCGGCGCGCTGCGCCGCAGCGCCGTGGAACTGACGGTGCAGGACCTGCTGGTGCACCAGACGGTCGAGGCGCTGGCGCAGTTCGTCGAGTCGGCCGGGCCGACCTCCGAGGCCGGCGCCGAGGAGGAGCGGGTCGCCCCGTTCGCGCTGCTGGGCGAGGCCGACCGGGCGGCCCTGCCGCCGGGCCTGGCCGACGCCTACCCGACCTCCATGGTGCAGGCGGGCATGCTCTACCAGATGCTCGCCGACCGGGACGAGAACCCGTACCACAACATCACCCGCTACCCCTTCATCGACGACGCCCCGTTCTCGCTGCCCGCCCTGCGCGCCGCCGCGGCGCTGCTCGCCCAGCGGCACGAACTGCTGCGCACCAGCTTCGACCTGACGAGCTATCAGGAGCCGCTCCAGCTGGTGCACACCACCGGTGCGGTGCAGGTCGGCTACGACGACCTGCGGGGCCTGGGCGCCGACGAGGTGCGCCGGGAACTGGACGAGTTCACCGAGCGGACCCGCCGGGAGCCGTTCGACATCGGGCGGCCCCCGCTGCTCCGGTTCCACGTGCACCAGAGCGCCGAGGACCGCTGGACCCTCTCGTTCATCGAGTGCCACGCCATCCTCGACGGCTGGAGCCACAACTCGCTGATCACCGAGGTGCTGGCGGACTACCGGGCGATCCGGGCCGGCGGCGAACCCGCCCCCGTCGCCCTGGACCACACGGTGCGCTTCGCCGACCACATCGCCATGGAGCGGCGCTCGCTCGCCGCCACGGCGGACCGCGAGTTCTGGCAGGACCGGCTCGGCGGCTTCGACCCGGTCGCCCTGCCCGCCGGCTGGGCCGCCGCACCGGAGGCGGGGGAGCGGTTCTACCAGATCGCCGTGGAGTACGAGGACCTGGAGCCGGGCCTGCGCCGACTGGCCGCCGCCGCCGGGGCCCCGATGAAGAGCGTGCTGCTCGCCGCCCACCTCAAGGTGCTCGGCGCGGTCGGCGGCACGCACCGCTTCCACAGCGGCCTGGTCTCCAACAGCCGGCTGGAGACCGAGGGCGGCGACCTGGTGCGCGGCATGCACCTGAACACCGTGCCGTTCGCCGTCGAGCTGACCGGCGCCACCTGGACCGAGCTGGTCGGCCAGGTCTTCGCCGAGGAGCTGGCCCTCTGGCCGCACCGCCGCTTCCCGCTGCCGGAGATGCAGCGCGCCTGGGGCGACGGCGCACCCCTGGTCGACGTCGCCTTCACCTACCTGGACTTCCACGTGCTCGACCAGCAGCAGATCGAATCGGCCGACGTCGTCGACGTCAGCCCCAACGAGTTCGCGCTGGACGTGGCGAGCTTCCCGGGCGTGGTCAACCTCTACGGGCGGCCCGAACGGCTCAGCCGGGCCAACGCGCAGCGGATGGCCGGGATGTACCGCAGGGTACTGGAGGAGATGGCCGCCGACCCGGCGGGCGACGCCCGGCGCGGCGTCCTCGACGAGCACGAGCACCGGCAGGCGTCGGCCTTCGCCACCGGCCCCGCCGACGACTACCCCGAGCTGTGCCTGCACGAGCTGTTCGAGGCCCAGGTCGCCCGCACCCCGGGAGCCGTCGCGCTGCGCACCGCCGACGGCGGCACCGTCGGCTACGCCGAACTGAACGCCCGGGCCAACCGGTTGGCCCGCCACCTGCGCTCGCTCGGCGTCGGCCAGGAGGACCGGGTCGGCGTGCTGCTGCGCCGGGGCCCCGAGCTGGTGGTCGCCCTGCTCGGCGTGCTGAAGGCGGGCGCGGCCTACCTGCCGCTCGACCCCACGCACCCGGCGCCGCGGCTGGCCGCGCTGCTCGCCGGGACCAGGGCCGCAGCCCTGGTCACCCAGCAGGAGCTGGCCGGCCCGCTGGACGACGGCTCCCGGCCCACCGTCCTGGTCGATCGGGACGCCGACCGGATCGCCGGCTACCCGGACGCTGACCTGGGGCGGACCACGACACCGGACTCGCTGGTGTACGTGATCTACACCTCCGGCTCGACCGGCACGCCGAAGGGCGTGATGATCGAGCACCGCAACCTGGTCAACTACCTGTGCTGGTCGGTGGAGCACCTCGCGCCGCTGGCCGGAGACGGCGCGCCGCTGTACTCCGCGGTGGCCTTCGACCTCCCGGTCACCGGGCTCTACCCCCCGCTGCTCTGCGGACAGGCGCTGACCCTCACGCCCGACGACGGCACGCCCGGGATCGACGGCCTGGTCGCGGCCCTGGAGCAGGGCGGGTTCGGGCTGCTCAAGGTGACGCCGACCCACCTGGCCCTGCTGAACCAGACCCTGTCGCCCGAGGCGCTGCGCACCGCGGCGAGCCGGCTGGTCTCCGGCGGCGAGTCGCTGACCAGGGAGATGGTCAGCGCCTGGGCCCAGTACGCCCCGGACACCGTGATCGACAACGAGTACGGCCCCACCGAGGCCGCCGTCGGCGCCAGCGTGCTCTCGGTCACCGCCGGGGAGTTGGCGGCGGGCGTGCTGCCGATCGGGCGCCCGCTCAGCAACACCACGCTCTGGGTGGTCGACCGGAACCTGGAGCCCGTGCCGGTCGGCGTGCCGGGCGAGCTGTACATCGGCGGCGCGCAGGTCGGGCGCGGCTACGCGGAGCGGCCGGGGCTGACCGCCGAGCGCTTCGTGCCGGACCCGTTCTCGGCGGTGCCGGGCCGGCGGCTGTACCGCACCGGCGACCTGGCGAGCTACCGCGCGGACGGGGCCCTGGAGTTCGCCGGCCGGATCGACGGGCAGGTGAAGATCCGCGGGTACCGGATCGAGCCCGGAGAGGTCGAGGCGGTGCTGCGCCGCCACCCGGCGGTCCGCGAGGTCGCGGTGCGGGTGCGCACCGTCACCGGCGGGGACCAGGACCTGGTGGCCTACCTGGTCCCGACCGAGGGGGAGCAGCTGGAGCCGGCCGTGCTGCGGGAGTGGCTGTCCGGGGCGCTGCCCGAGTACATGGTGCCGTCCGGCTACGTCGTGCTGGACGCCCTGCCGCTCACCCCGAGCGGCAAGGTCGACCCGGCCGCGCTGCCGGCCCCCGGCCCGCGCGACGCCCGGGCCCCCTACACGGCGCCGCGCACCGCCACCGAGCAGCTGCTGGCCACGGCGCTGGCCCAGGTGCTCGGGCTCGACCGGGTCGGCGCCGACGACGCGTTCACCGACCTCGGCGGCCACTCGCTGACCGCGATGCGAGTGATCGTCAAGCTCCGCGAGGAGCACGGGATCTCGATGACGTTCCGGGCCTTCTACCAGCACCGCACGGTCGCCGACCTGGCCCGCGCGGTGGACCGGGCCGCCGCCGACCCGAACGCCGCGGGGGCCGACCCGGCGCAGGACGGCGGCGCCGAGGCGCTGCTCTGGTTCCGCCGCACCGGCAGCAAGCCGCCGCTGTTCTGCGTCTACCCCGGCGGCGGCCAGTGGTACGTGCACCTGGCCGAGAGCCTGGACGAGGACCGGCCGGTGGCGGCGCTGGAGTGGCCGGGCCTCAACCAGCAGGTGCCCTCCCCGCAGAGCATCGGCGACGTCGCCGAGTTCTTCCTCGCCCAGATCCGCGCGGTCCGGCCGAACGGCCCTTACCACCTGCTGGGTTGGTGCGGGGCCGGACCGGTCACCAGCGAGATGGCCCAGCGGCTGCTGCGCGACGGCGAGCGGGTCACCTTCGCCCTGCTCGACCCCGCGCTCGACAGCCACACCAGGAGCAACTTCCGCGAGGAGGTCGCGACCTTCGCCCGGGGGGAGGAACTGCTCGAACAGCTCGACCGGGCCGGCTCCGCGGCGGAGATCGCCGAGATCCAGGCCGAGTTCCTCAAGGTGCTCGACCGCATCATCGACGAGGGCGCCAAGTTGGCACCGGAGCCCGGTGACACGTTCTGGGCGGGCCGGCTGCGGGTCTGGCGGGAGCTGGCCGAGGCCACCCTCAACCACCGGCAGCGGCCCTACCCCGGCCGGATGCACCTGCTGATCGGCGACGAACTCGCCGGCGGTGCCCACGAGGTCGCGATCGGCCAGTCGCTCACCGACTACCTGGGCCGCTGGTCCGAGCTCTCGCCCGGCGGCCTCGACATCCACCGGGTGGGCGGCGACCACCTCGGCGTGCTGCGCCCGCCGCACGTGGTCCACCTCGCGCGCCTGCTGACCCGGCTGATGGAGGCCCGCGAGTAA
- a CDS encoding MFS transporter has protein sequence MTDKVPSLLRNRDFLLLWQGSAVSSLGSNASAIAYPLLVLALTGSPVSAGLTGFVALLPQLLLQLPAGALVDRCNRKHVMIWCDVLRGLGVGSIALALLAGRLALPQILVVGFVEGTLTVCFQIAAAAAVPNVVLPAQLATALSQEEARTRGATMVGRPLGGLMFQFGRAIPFAFDALSYVVSLVTLLLIRRDFQAPRTHTRERLRTEIAEGIAWAWRQPFLRITTLLIAGSNLLFQALFLSLIVLVGHKSSAAIGVMFGVAAIGGVLGSLVAPRLERRYSMRAVVIGANWAWALLVPLLLLVHDPYLLGGVYALMCFVGPVWNVVISAYQLAVTPDRIQGRVLGSVGMVAFGAVPLGSLLGGLMLSRLGADTTVWVLTGWMLLMALIASVSPSVRRAPSLADTHPLPPTPVAAG, from the coding sequence ATGACGGACAAGGTGCCTTCACTGCTTCGCAATCGGGACTTCCTGCTGCTCTGGCAGGGCTCCGCAGTGTCGAGTCTCGGCTCGAACGCCTCGGCCATCGCCTACCCGCTGCTGGTGCTCGCGCTGACCGGCTCGCCGGTCTCGGCGGGGCTCACCGGGTTCGTCGCGCTGCTGCCGCAGCTGCTCCTCCAGCTCCCGGCCGGGGCGCTGGTCGACCGCTGCAACCGCAAGCACGTGATGATCTGGTGCGACGTGCTGCGCGGCCTCGGCGTCGGCAGCATCGCGCTGGCCCTGCTCGCGGGCCGGCTGGCGCTGCCGCAGATCCTGGTCGTCGGGTTCGTCGAGGGCACCCTCACCGTCTGCTTCCAGATCGCCGCGGCGGCGGCGGTGCCCAACGTGGTGCTCCCGGCCCAGCTGGCGACGGCGCTCTCCCAGGAGGAGGCCCGCACCCGCGGCGCCACCATGGTCGGCCGGCCGCTCGGCGGGCTGATGTTCCAGTTCGGCCGGGCGATCCCGTTCGCCTTCGACGCGCTGAGCTACGTGGTGTCGCTGGTGACGCTGCTGCTGATCCGCCGGGACTTCCAGGCCCCCCGCACGCACACCCGGGAGCGGCTGCGCACCGAGATCGCCGAGGGCATCGCCTGGGCCTGGCGCCAGCCCTTCCTGCGCATCACCACCCTGCTGATCGCCGGCAGCAACCTGCTCTTCCAGGCCCTCTTCCTGAGCCTGATCGTGCTGGTCGGCCACAAGTCGTCGGCCGCGATCGGCGTGATGTTCGGCGTCGCCGCGATCGGCGGGGTGCTCGGCTCGCTGGTCGCGCCCCGGCTGGAACGCCGGTACTCCATGCGCGCGGTGGTGATCGGGGCGAACTGGGCCTGGGCGCTGCTGGTCCCGCTGCTGCTGCTGGTGCACGACCCGTACCTGCTCGGCGGGGTGTACGCGCTGATGTGCTTCGTCGGCCCGGTGTGGAACGTGGTCATCTCGGCCTACCAGCTCGCCGTCACCCCCGACCGGATCCAGGGCCGGGTGCTCGGCTCGGTGGGCATGGTCGCCTTCGGCGCCGTCCCGCTCGGCTCGCTGCTCGGCGGGCTGATGCTGAGCCGCCTCGGCGCGGACACCACCGTGTGGGTACTGACCGGCTGGATGCTGCTGATGGCCCTGATCGCCTCGGTCAGCCCCTCGGTGCGCAGGGCGCCGAGCCTGGCCGACACCCACCCGCTGCCGCCGACCCCGGTGGCGGCGGGCTGA